One Saimiri boliviensis isolate mSaiBol1 chromosome 7, mSaiBol1.pri, whole genome shotgun sequence genomic window, accttAACTCCCTTAAGCCCAGTGTTCGTTAGTGTCCTTTCAGGCtgctttggaaagaaaaaaaaatgtttattgaaaactctatcaagaaaaatattactaatattacacatatatatacaaggGAGAGAAGCTGGGGAGTTTGTTACTGAGACAGGGCCTTTCTCagctgcccagggtggagtgcagtggagcactCATGACTCATCGCaggctcaacctcccaggctcaagccatctagCTGCCTCAGCCCTCAGTCACCTGCACCAgcagctgggacttacaggcatgcaccactacacctggctaatttttttttttgtgtgtggagatggctaatttttattatttttgttttgttttcttttgttttgagacagagtcccgctctctcgccaggcgccaggctggagtgcagtggtgcgatctcggctcactgcaacctccgcctcccggattcaagcaattctcctgcctcagcctcccgagtagctgggactacaggcacgcgccaccatgcccagctaatttttgtattttttttcagtagagatggggtttcaccatgttggccaggctggtcttgaactcctgacctcaggggatccacccaccttggcatcccaaagtgctaggattacaggcgtgagccaacgcgcccggccaatttttattaattttttatgttgcctaggctggtctcgacctcctgaacGTGattcctcccacatcagccttccaaagtgctgggattacaggaggcaGCCACTGGCCTAGAGCTGGGGAGTCTTAATTAGGTCCTAATTTCTAAGTGTGACTCCCTGGAATTGGGGAGCCCCACCCACATTACATCAACATACCCTAGGACTTCTGTCAAGTAGCGTGTATCTGAGTCTCGCCAGCCTTTCTCTGTTCACAGACAGCAACGTTCTTACTCTTTTCCTGCTGTAAGGCAACTCGTCTTCGATTTCCCTGAGGAATGCTTCTTCCGCAGACTGCTGACGCAGTGAACCCTCTGGTACAGAGGAAGGGAATTCAGTACTGGTGTTGAGAGTCAGCTTACTAAGGTGCTTTATCAATGTCTCTGAAAAGTGTTGAGAGGCCCCTGAAAGAGAAGGTTAAAAGCCACTGCATTAAGGAGATCCTCCACATTCATACTGCAGCTAAGTCTGCCTTTAAGCAGGTGAACAAGGGACTGTGGGAAATTTCTCAGggtggccgggctcggtggctcaagcctgtaatcccagcactttgggaggccgaggcgggtggatcacgaggtcaagagatcgagaccatcctggtcaacatggtgaaaccccgtctctactaaaaatacaaaaaattagctgggcatggtggcacgtgcctgtaatcccagctactcaggaggctgaggcaggagaattgcctgaacccagggggcggaggttgcggtgagccgagatcgcgccattgcactccagcctgggtaacaggagggaaactccgtctcaaaaaaaaaaaaaaaaaaaaaaaaaaaaaaaaatttaaggccgggcgcggtggctcaagcctgtaatcccagcactttgggaggccgaggcgggtggatcacaaggtcgagagatcgagaccaacctggtcaacatggtgaaaccccgtctctactaaaaatacaaaaaattagctgggcatggtggcacgtgcctgtaatcccagctactcaggaggctgaggcaggagaattgcctgaacccgggaggcggaggttgcggtgagccgagattgcgccattgcactccagcctgggtaacaagagcgaaactccgtctcaaaaaataataaataaaataaaataaataaataaataaaaatttaaaaaaatagagagagacgcggtttcaccatgttggccagcgtgGTCTCGAACCGCTGACCTCGTcctgatccagccgcctcaggctcccaaagtgctgggatggcccgcgggagccaccgcgccgggtCTACCCAAGCAATTTCTAGGCCAGCCGCCCTCCGGTGTAGCTCCTGCTGCTAATTTACATTACAGAGCACATTTACATTTACGGCCTCGCCCTTCCATTTCCCGGGTAAAGCCTAAAGCCGGGTTAGTCTCGTTTATCAACCTTCCCGAAGGGTACATTTAGCTGGAAGGCCAGTCTCAAAAATGTTGCCCTAGCGCCCAGAGGCAGTGGCGCACGCAGTCCCAGCTACGCAACAGGATGGCCTGAACCCCGGTGctcgataccagcctgggcaacacggcgggacccatgtctcaaaaaaataaaagtactggcgggccgggcgcggtggctcacgcctgtaatcccagcactttgggaggccgaggtgggtggatcactgaggtcaggtgttcaagaccagcctggccatcatggtgaaaccccatctttaaaaaagaaagaatgggccgggcgcggtggctcacgcctgtaatcccagcactttgggagaccgaggcgggtggatcacgaggtcaagagatcgagaccatcctggtcaacatggtgaaaccccgtctctactaaaaatgctaaaaattagctgggcatggtggcgtgtgcctgtaatcccagctactcaggagcctgaggcaggagaattgcctgaacccaggaggcagaggttgcggtgagctgagatcgcgccattgcactccagcctgggtaacaagagcgaaactctgtctcaaaaaaaaaaaaaaaaaaaagaatggaaaaaaaaaagcactggcggggcgcagtggctcacgcctgtaatctcagcacttcggggggctgaggcgggcggatcaccactgcactccagcctgggcgaaaagagtaaaactctgtctcaaaaaaacagaagaaaaatctgaagTACTCCTAAGCACAGTGAATAAAAGGATACAACTCTCACCCCACCACCCCTTTTAATAGTCTCTGACCTCTGTGTCTCCTTCCTGGAGGAAGCTGCAGTCCCTCTGATTTGAGGTTTACTTAGATACATTCCTCTTGCAAAGGCCGAAGtaaacatactttttttaaaaaaggacgcCCCTTTTGACTTCCCCACCACCCCATACTCGTATAGTCAGGAAAGGCGTTAACTTACCTGCATCGTCCGGGTAAGTTTCTTCGGTGACCACTTGTGAAGACTTTAAGGTCAGATTAAACTTCTGTGTTGGGTCCATTTTCGTCTTGACACAACACTAAGCTTCTCCCGGATCTTTGAAACCCCACAGAAACTGATGACCGGCAAATTCTAATCGCTACAAGGTAGCCTGGAGAGAAGCTGAAAACCAGAGCTCCAGGGAATGGTGGCAGAGCCGACCTAAACCGACCTAAGATACAGGTTCGGCTTCCTCTTAAAACACAGTCAAGCCAACTTTCCAGGATATTTGAATGTTAATGATCCCATGATTAGAGGATTAAAGGATCCAAATGATTAAAGGCTAATGGCTGTAGTTTAGACTGGTAGGGTAGTTCTTCATCTGATTTGCATTAAAATAATGTCTACGTCATATCTGccagaaaatgtataaaaagccTCTCTTGTGGCGCTCTCCCTCTAAGGCTGCCTTACGTTCaagttgcttttttcttcttgtttcttttttcccaaacTCTACTCGTGGAGATGGCTTCTGTTTTCTGAACTGGGCTTAAGTGTTCTAGTGCAGAGAGAATGGCAGTTTTtaccaacccccacccccacgaCTGCCCAGAAACTCCCAATGAAGGTAATTGAGaaagttttcttaaaagttttcctTATCTAAATCGTCTTAAACCTTTGCTGCTactaaggaagaagagaggaaaaatgaaCAAGTATCTGTTATGAACACTTAAACAGCATATTTGAGGGACATGTATTACTGATTTGTTCGTTTTCTAAACTATAAATTTCGCAGTGCCTGACATTTCTGAGCAGCTGAAATTAACTGAACTTACAAACTGCTACTCCCTCCCCACAAGAAAATGCTTGTAAATTGTAGCAAAGCACACCAACATTAAACCACTGATTGTCTGCAGGAGGTAGAAGAACAAGTCTCCAGTGGCCTTCTCATCTTCTCCCCTCTTATTCAAATATGCACCCTTCTCCGTTCTCTCTTTAGGTGGAAACCAGGAGAAAATAGTCAAAGGCAATCTTGTGTTtggtaaaaagcaaaaattgaagtCATGATTAAGAAATACtttcgggctgggcgcggtggctcaagcctgtaatcccagcactttgggaggccgaggcgggtggatcacgaggtcaagagatcgagaccatcctggtcaacatggtgaaaccccgtctctactaaaaatacaaaaaattagctgggcatggtggcacgtgcctgtaatcccagctacttaggaggctgaggcaggagaattgcctgagcccaggaggcggaggttgcggtgagccgagatcgcgccattgcactccagcctgggtaacaagagcgaaactccgtctcaaaaaaaaaaaaaaaaaaaaaaaaaaaaaaaaagagatccagaccatcctggtcaacatggtgaaaccccgtctctactaaaaatacaaaacattagctgggcatggtggtacgtgcctgtaatcccagctacccaggaggcagaggttgcggtgagccgatggcgccattgcactccagcctgggtaacaagagcgaaactctgtctcaaaaaacaaacaaaacaaagaaatattttcggcctggcgcagtggctcacgcctgtaatccaagcactttggaggccaaggcaagcagatcacctgaggtcgggagttcaagaccagcctgaccaacatggtgaaaccccatctttaaaaacaaacaaacaaaaaaaagggcaaaaaacaaacaaacaaaaagttaacCAGGTGCTTGTCTACAACAAGCACCTGGTTAACTTAGATAGGCAAATCCTGAGCTCCCACCCAGCCCTACTGAATCAAAGGGTGGGGCCCAGCAGTCAATTCTTTAACAAGCCTCCCAGGCAATTCTGCCCTTGATTTTCGCCAGAAGACAGAAGGAGCCCCGGGTGATTCTGATGAGTGCTAAAGTTAAGCAGTCCTGCTTTAGGACACTATGAACTTTCCACTCCAGTTGTTCTGCTCTTGGCTGATCCCCCTCTTGCCTtggaaatctctctcttttttttttttgttctttttaatttttttttttttttttttaaggcggggtttcaccatgttggtcaggctggtcttgaactcctgacctcaggtgatctgcctgccttggcctccaaagtgcttggattacaggcatgagccaccatgcccggcctggaaaTCTCTCTCATATCAGTCTCCAAGAATTCCACTGgagagataaatttttaaaaatcccactgagggccgggcgcagtggctcaagcctgtaatcccagcactttgggaatcacgaggccaagagatcgagaccatcctggtcaacatggtgaaaccccgcctctactaaaaatacaaaaaatcagctgggcatggtggcgcctgcctgtaatcccagctactcaggaggctgaggcaggagaattgcctgaacccaggaggcggaggttgcggtgagccgagatcgcgccattgcactccagcctgggtaacaagagcgaaactccgtctcaaaaaaaaagaaagaaagaaaaaagaaaaaaatgcttaaactgaaaaaaatcaagacataTCTTTGTAAACTTGctttataggccaggcatggtggctcatgcctgtactcccaggaccttgggaggctgaagtgagtaggtcacctgaggtcaggagttagagactagcctggccaacatggtgaaacctcctgtctactaaaaatacaaaaatcagccaggcatggtggcgcttgccggTAGTTTCAACTACtcggcaggctaaggcaggagactcgactgaacccagaaggcagaggttatagtgagctgagatcctgctattgcactgcagcctgggtgacaaggctcaaaaacaaaaacaaaacaaacaaaaaacgtactcttttttttttttttgagacggagtttcgctcttgttacccaggctggagtgcaatggcacgatctcggctcaccgcaacctccgcctcctgggttcaggcaattctcctacctcagcctcctgagtagctgggattacaggcacgtgccaccatgcccagctaatgttttgtatttttagaagggacggggtttcaccacgttgaccaggatggtctcgatctctttttttttttttttttttgagatggagtttcgctcttgttacccaggctggagtgcaatggcgcgatctcggctcaccgcaacctccgcctcctgggttcaggcaattctcctgcctcagcctcctgagtagctgggattacaggcacgcaccaccatgcccggctaattttttgtatttttagtagagacggggtttcaccgtgttgaccaggttggtctcgatctctcgaccttgtgatccacccgcctcggcctcccaaagtgctgggattacaggcttgagccaccgtgcccggccggtctcgatctcttgacctcgtgatccacccgcctcggcctctcaaagtgctgggattacaggcgtgagccactgcgcccggccgagagttctaattttttaaagttaatcagTTCAGTTATGAAAGTCTGTTATGTGTATAGAGGAAACAGGGCCAGGCCTGATGGCTCCatcctgcaattccagcactttgggaggccgaggtaggtggatcacttgagcacaggcattcaaggccagccttggcaacatagtgagacccccgtctctacaaaaactacaaaaattagctgggcgtggtggctcatgcctgcagtctcagctactctgaaggcttaggtgggagcagaatcacttcagcctggcaggcagaggttacagtaacccgtgatcgcaccactgcactctagcctgggagacaaagcaaaaccctgtttgaaaaaaaaaaaaaaaaaaaaaaaagaatagggaaaatatatacatatcttagAAACAGTgttcttgctatattgcctaggctggtcttgaactcctgggctaaaccaatcctcctgcctcagcctcccaaagtgttgagattacaggcaagagccacggtgcctggcccaatttatattcttatttcacctcccattttgaaataaattccaCATAAACAGCTTATTTTCTAAAATCCTTAGAAACACAATAAAGAATAGCactaaatagttttctttcttttttttttttgaggcggagttttgcagcctcctgagtagctgggattacaggcacatgccaccatgcccaggtagtttttttgtatttttagtagagatggggtttcaccatgttgaccaggatggtctcgatctcttgacctcgtgatccagccgcctcggcctcccaaagtagcactaaatatttttcaaactttggGCCTTAAAGTGTATGGAAGGTTTaaggagagaaacaaaagaacaaatataaaaaagaaaaaaaacaggccggatgcagtggctcacacctgtaatcccagcactttgagaggctgaggtgggcagatcatgaggtcaggagatcaacaccaccctggctaacacagtgaaacctcgtttctattttttttttttttttgagacggagtttcgctcttgttacccaggctggagtgcaatggcgcgaccttggctcaccgcaacctccgcctcctgggttcaggcaattctcctgcctcagcctcctgagtagctgggattataggcacgcaccaccatgcccagctaattttttgtatttttagtagagacggggtttcaccatgttgaccatggttggtctcgatctctcgacctcgtgatccacccgcctcggcctcccaaagtgctgggattacaggcttgagccaccacgcccggcaaaaaattttttttaattagccgggGCTGGTGACACAGGCCTGTGGTCCTGGATATGGGTACCCAATACTgatcactgaggcaggaggatgtcctgagcccaggagttagaagctGCAGTTaggctgtgcgcagtggctcacacctgtaatcccagcacttttggaggccgaggcggttgggtcacgaggtcaagagatcgagaccatcctggtcaacatggtgaaaccccgtctctactaaaaatacaaaaattagctgggcatggtggcgcgtgcctgtaatcccagctactcggaaggctgaggcaggagaattgcctgaaccgaggaggcggaggtgcggtgagccgagatcgctccattgccctccagcctgggccactgagaccctgtccccaaaaaatatatatttttgacctcccattttgaaatacatttatatatatatatacacacacacatacatatgtatatatacacacatacacacacacatacacatatatgtaggTGTGTATATGGTATTCCAGATTGGGAAAGCCTGGTCAGGGCAAGAGGAGGGCTGCTATTTTGGAAAACCCTCCCAGACATGTAGCTATTTTACTTGCGCTCTTCCAAGCTTCGTGACCCTGGCGGGGCGGGGGTCCCCTGGGCCTGGTTCCCTCTACCCCAGCAGCCCCACCCCAACCCTAGGCTCCCTTGGCGTTCACTCTGACTCTCCAGCCTTGCATTTGTGGGGTTCAAACCTGACATTGCCACCTGCCTTTGAAGGTTATCTGCTTTGCCTTCCGGTAGCGGAAGCCCAAGGGGTACGATGGAGTCTTGCAATCCCGCTGGGGTGGGGCGGGAGGGTCCAAAGTTCGCAGGGGTGGGATGCCGACCCCCCGGTTGAGCAAAACAGCCCCTGGAGTCCACGCCTCTTCCTCACCTCCCACAGCCCTCAGTTGCCCTCCTCAGGGAATCCTCCTTAGGATTTTTGCAATTCCACAATGATAAATTAATACCCCCAGGGCAATTATTTAATAGCTGAGTGGAAAATAGTTAATGATGACTTAATACCATGACAGCCCTCTAAAGAGTTTACTGGAAGAAATGGTGGCTCTGATGGAAAGGGGAATATGGGTGGTAGATTTCCCAAAATTAGCTGTTGAGTAAAGTTATCTGGAACCCTGACTAAAGGTCACTTCGGCCTATCAGAAAAGAGTAGCAAATACTCTTAGCATTCCCAGGTTTGCTTAAGGGTGAGATTTCAGGAAAGACTTGTTTTCTTTGTCTAATTTACAGGGCTCCACAGAATGTGGTCAGGAAGTCATGTTGGTGGGGTAACTTTgtgtttcattgtttattttcctttttttgagacagagtctcactccgtcgtccaggctagagtgcagtggcacaatctggcctccctgcagcctcggcctcctgggcccaagtgactcttgtgcctcagcctccctcgtagctgggattacaggtgcaggccgccacgcccggctaatttttgtatttttaatagagacggagtttcgccatgttggccaggctggtctggaaatcctgacctcaggtgatctaatgcctcggcctcccaagattTTGGGATTACAAACCTGACCCATCGCCTTGGCcggatctttctttctttctttctttctttccttcgttttttttttttttttttgagacggagttttgctcttgttacccaggctggagtgcaatagcgcaatctcggctcaccacaacctccgcctcctgggttcaggcaattattctgcctcagcctcttgagtagctgctgCATCTTACTTTCTAGTAACATTCTCCAATAAAAACAAtgagggctccttggagaaatggctaattCTAGGGCTGAGAGGAAAATATGTAAGATAAGAtcattggccgggcacggtggctcaagcctgtaatcccagcactttgggaggctgaggcgggtggatcacgaggtcaagagatcgagaccatcctggtcaacatggtgaaaccccgtctctactaaaaatacaaaaaattagctgggcatggtggcacgtgcctgtaatcccagctactcaggaggctgaggcaggagaattgcctgagcccaggaggcggaggttgcggtgagccgagatcccgccgttgcactccagcctgggtaacaagagtgaaattccatctcaaaaaaaaaaaaaaaaaaaaaaaaaaaaaagataagatcaTTGTCAgactaagcatggtggctcacacctgtaatcccagcaccttgggaggcggaggcaggcggatcactttgATATGGCTCTGATAAGTGAAGGAACAAGAGGGCTTTTGTTTCACTTTGAATTAGATAAAACATcaaggcagggcgcagtggctcacgccagtaatcccagcggtttgggaggccaaggagggaggatcacgaggtgaggagttcgagaccagtggcCTATaaggtgtaaccctgtctctactaaaaaatatagaaactagCTGGGTGTCAGTGGTgcgtgggtgcctgtaatcccagctactcaggagattgaggcaggagaattgctggaacccgggaggcagagatcgcaccactgtactccagccttggcaacagagcaagactccgtctcaaaaaaaaaaaaagaaagaaagaaaaggaaaaatcatggACAGAcgtggagtggttttaaggagcgGAGAGTGTTGGGGGAGGGGCTCCAAAGCCCAAAGAGGGAGCCCCACCTGGCACAGATAccagcagaggctggaggaggcagtgtctgatttgcACAGGGCTCAGGGAATTCGCTTGACTACACATGTCATTCACGTAGCCCGAGAAAAAACTGACCTCCAACTggccttttaatatgcaaa contains:
- the DPPA3 gene encoding developmental pluripotency-associated protein 3, producing MDPTQKFNLTLKSSQVVTEETYPDDAGASQHFSETLIKHLSKLTLNTSTEFPSSVPEGSLRQQSAEEAFLREIEDELPYSRKRVRTLLSVNRERLARLRYTLLDRSPRDALRRKKFICPCSFCESSGWDPSENARIGNYDTKPLQP